The DNA segment NNNNNNNNNNNNNNNNNNNNNNNNNNNNNNNNNNNNNNNNNNNNNNNNNNNNNNNNNNNNNNNNNNNNNNNNNNNNNNNNNNNNNNNNNNNNNNNNNNNNNNNNNNNNNNNNNNNNNNNNNNNNtatgttcttgttagcaattttagtttcttggagcatctctttaaattctgctaactgttttgtcatcaggtgtaattgttggttaagctcaatcatctgttcttgaggattagggtcagtggctactgccatgacttcctcttttggagagaactcattgctagagtacaaatattgatttctagcaacagtgtctataagctcttgagcctcttcaattttcttcctcatgtgtatagatccaccagctgagtggtctaaagacatctgagctttttctgtaagcccatagtagaagatgttgtagtattcatgacctgctagtctctctagcatctggtctatgaatggtaaaggaaaatgatcctttctggtgactgtattaagccttctgtagtcaatacacatgcgcaaccctgtaactgttcttgtaggaacgagttcattcttttcattatgaaccactgtcatgcctcccttcttagggacaacgTNNNNNNNNNNNNNNNNNNNNNNNNNNNNNNNNNNNNNNNNNNNNNNNNNNNNNNNNNNNNNNNNNNNNNNNNNNNNNNNNNNNNNNNNNNNNNNNNNNNNNNNNNNNNNNNNNNNNNNNNNNNNNNNNNNNNNNNNNNNNNNNNNNNNNNNNNNNNNNNNNNNNNNNNNNNNNNNNNNNNNNNNNNNNNNNNNNNNNNNNNNNNNNNNNNNNNNNNNNNNNNNNNNNNNNNNNNNNNNNNNNNNNNNNNNNNNNNNNNNNNNNNNNNNNNNNNNNNNNNNNNNNNNNNNNNNNNNNNNNNNNNNNNNNNNNNNNNNNNNNNNNNNNNNNNNNNNNNNNNNNNNNNNNNNNNNNNNNNNNNNNNNNNNNNNNNNNNNNNNNNNNNNNNNNNNNNNNNNNNNNNNNNNNNNNNNNNNNNNNNNNNNNNNNNNNNNNNNNNNNNNNNNNNNNNNNNNNNNNNNNNNNNNNNNNNNNNNNNNNNNNNNNNNNNNNNNNNNNNNNNNNNNNNNNNNNNNNNNNNNNNNNNNNNNNNNNNNNNNNNNNNNNNNNNNNNNNNNNNNNNNNNNNNNNNNNNNNNNNNNNNNNNNNNNNNNNNNNNNNNNNNNNNNNNNNNNNNNNNNNNNNNNNNNNNNNNNNNNNNNNNNNNNNNNNNNNNNNNNNNNNNNNNNNNNNNNNNNNNNNNNNNNNNNNNNNNNNNNNNNNNNNNNNNNNNNNNNNNNNNNNNNNNNNNNNNNNNNNNNNNNNNNNNNNNNNNNNNNNNNNNNNNNNNNNNNNNNNNNNNNNNNNNNNNNNNNNNNNNNNNNNNNNNNNNNNNNNNNNNNNNNNNNNNNNNNNNNNNNNNNNNNNNNNNNNNNNNNNNNNNNNNNNNNNNNNNNNNNNNNNNNNNNNNNNNNNNNNNNNNNNNNNNNNNNNNNNNNNNNNNNNNNNNNNNNNNNNNNNNNNNNNNNNNNNNNNNNNNNNNNNNNNNNNNNNNNNNNNNNNNNNNNNNNNNNNNNNNNNNNNNNNNNNNNNNNNNNNNNNNNNNNNNNNNNNNNNNNNNNNNNNNNNNNNNNNNNNNNNNNNNNNNNNNNNNNNNNNNNNNNNNNNNNNNNNNNNNNNNNNNNNNNNNNNNNNNNNNNNNNNNNNNNNNNNNNNNNNNNNNNNNNNNNNNNNNNNNNNNNNNNNNNNNNNNNNNNNNNNNNNNNNNNNNNNNNNNNNNNNNNNNNNNNNNNNNNNNNNNNNNNNNNNNNNNNNNNNNNNNNNNNNNNNNNNNNNNNNNNNNNNNNNNNNNNNNNNNNNNNNNNNNNNNNNNNNNNNNNNNNNNNNNNNNNNNNNNNNNNNNNNNNNNNNNNNNNNNNNNNNNNNNNNNNNNNNNNNNNNNNNNNNNNNNNNNNNNNNNNNNNNNNNNNNNNNNNNNNNNNNNNNNNNNNNNNNNNNNNNNNNNNNNNNNNNNNNNNNNNNNNNNNNNNNNNNNNNNNNNNNNNNNNNNNNNNNNNNNNNNNNNNNNNNNNNNNNNNNNNNNNNNNNNNNNNNNNNNNNNNNNNNNNNNNNNNNNNNNNNNNNNNNNNNNNNNNNNNNNNNNNNNNNNNNNNNNNNNNNNNNNNNNNNNNNNNNNNNNNNNNNNNNNNNNNNNNNNNNNNNNNNNNNNNNNNNNNNNNNNNNNNNNNNNNNNNNNNNNNNNNNNNNNNNNNNNNNNNNNNNNNNNNNNNNNNNNNNNNNNNNNNNNNNNNNNNNNNNNNNNNNNNNNNNNNNNNNNNNNNNNNNNNNNNNNNNNNNNNNNNNNNNNNNNNNNNNNNNNNNNNNNNNNNNNNNNNNNNNNNNNNNNNNNNNNNNNNNNNNNNNNNNNNNNNNNNNNNNNNNNNNNNNNNNNNNNNNNNNNNNNNNNNNNNNNNNNNNNNNNNNNNNNNNNNNNNNNNNNNNNNNNNNNNNNNNNNNNNNNNNNNNNNNNNNNNNNNNNNNNNNNNNNNNNNNNNNNNNNNNNNNNNNNNNNNNNNNNNNNNNNNNNNNNNNNNNNNNNNNNNNNNNNNNNNNNNNNNNNNNNNNNNNNNNNNNNNNNNNNNNNNNNNNNNNNNNNNNNNNNNNNNNNNNNNNNNNNNNNNNNNNNNNNNNNNNNNNNNNNNNNNNNNNNNNNNNNNNNNNNNNNNNNNNNNNNNNNNNNNNNNNNNNNNNNNNNNNNNNNNNNNNNNNNNNNNNNNNNNNNNNNNNNNNNNNNNNNNNNNNNNNNNNNNNNNNNNNNNNNNNNNNNNNNNNNNNNNNNNNNNNNNNNNNNNNNNNNNNNNNNNNNNNNNNNNNNNNNNNNNNNNNNNNNNNNNNNNNNNNNNNNNNNNNNNNNNNNNNNNNNNNNNNNNNNNNNNNNNNNNNNNNNNNNNNNNNNNNNNNNNNNNNNNNNNNNNNNNNNNNNNNNNNNNNNNNNNNNNNNNNNNNNNNNNNNNNNNNNNNNNNNNNNNNNNNNNNNNNNNNNNNNNNNNNNNNNNNNNNNNNNNNNNNNNNNNNNNNNNNNNNNNNNNNNNNNNNNNNNNNNNNNNNNNNNNNNNNNNNNNNNNNNNNNNNNNNNNNNNNNNNNNNNNNNNNNNNNNNNNNNNNNNNNNNNNNNNNNNNNNNNNNNNNNNNNNNNNNNNNNNNNNNNNNNNNNNNNNNNNNNNNNNNNNNNNNNNNNNNNNNNNNNNNNNNNNNNNNNNNNNNNNNNNNNNNNNNNNNNNNNNNNNNNNNNNNNNNNNNNNNNNNNNNNNNNNNNNNNNNNNNNNNNNNNNNNNNNNNNNNNNNNNNNNNNNNNNNNNNNNNNNNNNNNNNNNNNNNNNNNNNNNNNNNNNNNNNNNNNNNNNNNNNNNNNNNNNNNNNNNNNNNNNNNNNNNNNNNNNNNNNNNNNNNNNNNNNNNNNNNNNNNNNNNNNNNNNNNNNNNNNNNNNNNNNNNNNNNNNNNNNNNNNNNNNNNNNNNNNNNNNNNNNNNNNNNNNNNNNNNNNNNNNNNNNNNNNNNNNNNNNNNNNNNNNNNNNNNNNNNNNNNNNNNNNNNNNNNNNNNNNNNNNNNNNNNNNNNNNNNNNNNNNNNNNNNNNNNNNNNNNNNNNNNNNNNNNNNNNNNNNNNNNNNNNNNNNNNNNNNNNNNNNNNNNNNNNNNNNNNNNNNNNNNNNNNNNNNNNNNNNNNNNNNNNNNNNNNNNNNNNNNNNNNNNNNNNNNNNNNNNNNNNNNNNNNNNNNNNNNNNNNNNNNNNNNNNNNNNNNNNNNNNNNNNNNNNNNNNNNNNNNNNNNNNNNNNNNNNNNNNNNNNNNNNNNNNNNNNNNNNNNNNNNNNNNNNNccttccggattctcttgaatgccgccatcaattctagcttataccacgaagattctgattaagggatccaagagatatccactcaatttaaggtagaacggaggtggttgtcaggcacacgttcatagttgagaatgatgatgagtgtcacgggtcatcacattcatccgggtaaagaacaagtgatatcttagaacggaagcaagcatgattgaataagaaacagtagtaattgcattaatccatcaagacacagcagagctcctcacccccaaccatgggatttagagactcatgctgtagaagatacaatgagaaacgtgtaaagtgtcatgaggtccagatacaatgtcaaaagatcctaNNNNNNNNNNNNNNNNNNNNNNNNNNNNNNNNNNNNNNNNNNNNNNNNNNNNNNNNNNNNNNNNNNNNNNNNNNNNNNNNNNNNNNNNNNNNNNNNNNNNNNNNNNNNNNNNNNNNNNNNNNNNNNNNNNNNNNNNNNNNNNNNNNNNNNNNNNNNNNNNNNNNNNNNNNNNNNNNNNNNNNNNNNNNNNNNNNNNNNNNNNNNNNNNNNNNNNNNNNNNNNNNNNNttttatgccagttccagcgttaaacgctgggaattctgaagttgatttgcaacgccggtttgggccatcaaatcttgggcaaagtatggactattatacattgctggaaagcccaggatgtctactttccaacaccgttaagagcgcgccaattgggtttctgtagctccagaaaatccacttcgagtgcagggaggtcagaatccaacagcatcNNNNNNNNNNNNNNNNNNNNNNNNNNNNNNNNNNNNNNNNNNNNNNNNNNNNNNNNNNNNNNNNNNNNNNNNNNctgaatcagatttttgctcaggtccctcaatttcagccagaaaatacctgaaatcacagaaaaacacacaaactcatagtaaagtccagaaaagtgaattttaattaaaaactaataaaaatatactaaaaactaactaaatcatactaaaaacatactaaaaccaatgccaaaaagcgtataaattatccactcatcagctTTCtaccaaaaatttaaataaaaaaaatcaataaaaattgaaattgatctaaaacacacaaaaaattgaaaaaaaaaactaaaattaaatcctaaatcAAACTCTAAAGCAACCTCAGCAACAAttccaaactaaaaaaaaaaactcgaaCAAGAGGAATACTTATCACAATGGAGCAAACAAAAAAAGTGACGCAGAACAATATCAATAAGGCAGAATGTGAAAAATGTAACACTCTAATTATAGTGTCTCGCACGTTAAGTTATATGTCCGACCCTTAGTTagggtttttttatttatatacgcatgaaaaagatattaatttttataatgtaCATATTTTAAAAGTGTTTTTAAAATGTGCATGGCCATTTCATGCCAAGTATTTACGAGATAGAATTAGTCTCCATTTTAAGGGAGGTGTACACGAAATAGGTGAGAAGTAATGTGCGCGTCAGAAACTCATTTTAAGGGAGATAAACACGAAATGGAGCAACTTATGTATACCAGTTACGGAATAGAGCACTCCTGATACACGCGAAATGGGAACCTCAATGCAGCTAAACACAAAGTGGATCACTCTTGGACTTCAATGGAGTTGAACACGAAATGGTCATTCATATATGGGTGTTAGGTCATACATTATTCAGCCGCGTACATAACTCATTCTACATTTAATGTTCAATCTTAAATCAGTTGAATTTCTTACTCCGCATATGCAATAAAATGTGATGacgattataaaattaaaattttccaaCATTACACTAATTTGATGAGCTTTATTACGATTATCCCTATTATTATATTGCACATTTTCATGCTTTTAATGGCTaacattataaaatattatataaatttaattttgaatcatttatataaataaaataaatgaagttCAAAATTATACATACTTCTATATATTGAAATCGAAtcaacttaatttaatttatacaatatataattttaaaagtaattgaaatattatatcaattaaattatcatttaatttgtaaaattaagtGTAGAACAAACGTTTTGATGATATTATACGTTATTTCTAACtatgaaaaattcaaattttaattcatatgCTATTTTGAAGAGCTATactttatattaactttttcaacatcaaaaattttatttatgacTTTTTAGATGCTAATGAGtcaaagaataatttttaataaatttttaagatttttttgatattttatttgaatttaaattcgagtatttttattgatatttatattttaaagttaatgAAGAATAAATCATTTATACAAGTAGTAAATCATTTCGTGTTTAGCTCCATTGAAGTCTCCATTTTGCGTGTGTCAGTCACGGATTATTCTATTTTGTGGCTGGTATACATGAGTTGCTTTATTTAGTGTCTGCTTCTCTTGGAATGGGTTTTCTCAAGTGCACAGTAATCGTCATCCATTTCGTGTGCACCTCCCTTAAAATGGAGGCTAATTTCATTTCGTAAATATTTGGTATGAAATGACCATGCGCATTTCAGAAACACTTTGAGACATGCGCATTATGGGaagtaatattttttccatgcttttatataaataaaaaagtccTCAGTTAGgatattgttattttatttacatctttttcaaaagcaactttaatttcaatagtAGAGTTTATACAAAAATAGGAGTCAATAAAAACATCAATTGTTCTGTCGGAGCATGGATGCCCACACGAGCCCtttatcttcttttctcttctctaatGAATGAAGCAAATTACTTTGGAATTTTTGCAACAACTATTATACCAATGAAGGCCTTAAAAACTATAGTACAAGAACATTTCCCTCTTGTCACACGTTAAGTCTCATGCAATTGTTACACCATTGATAAGTCCAACACCATTGTTTGCATAACTTAGTAGTAATAAGTTATAGTTATAATAAAGTcatatgtaaaaataatataataaatgtgTCTTACATAACTCAAGTTCAAGCCCACACAAAGGTGTCCCAAATAGAACCCAAAATACACATAAGCAAAAATGGTTGCATTTGGGTTAGAAGTTCCGTCCAAGAATCCATTAACTAAAGCTTAGAAGTTCCGTCCAAATTCCGAAGACTACTTATTCtaagataattatttatttatttatttatttattttgtagcTGAGGGCTTAATTCAGATGGTAAATCATGTATCTCTTAATACGTTACATCCAGGTTTGAACCTTGGTGTATGCACCAATTTGAAAAGAAACCCTTTAGTGTTGTGTGGATGAGTGTGCAGTGTGAGTGTGTAGTTATATCTAGAATTGGGGGTTGTCCAATCCATCcgactaaaaaaaattttttaatagttttattgATACTTAGCATATcatattaattttatcatttatttatttatttattttgtggcTATAGAAAATAGCCCTCCGATCCTTTATAAACTAGTTTAGCAGGAAAAATAGGTGAGATCAAGACAAGTTTTATTTTAGATAAGTTTGACCTATGTTATAAATATACGACCTAAATATAAGTCTGTTATttttaataagttttttttaggtttgaATGCGGTTCTGTTTAAAAATTTGACAAGCTTatgaatcaatttaaaaagattatttcgtaaactttaattttgaacaataaacttaaaaaaattaaattaacatttagtatattctaaaattttttattcataatttataaataaggaaaaactaccatttgtacccatgaactTTGCGAACGCAGACAAAAGTACccatagaagaagaaaagtgacTTTATACCCATGAAAGGCTGGATCAATCTGTCAATAGTACCCGAACGTCATTAAAATGTTAGCTTCGTTAACTTAAAGGCCAACATGGCACGTTAAGTGCTTACCTGGCTTTGAATCAGCAGTCTGATGTGTCCAAGCATGTTGTTACTGTTATAACATCATTCAATTCCCTAATTTATCATCAACTGTTTCCCCAATTTCAatttgaaaatcctagaatgtcTAGGAGAAGCAGAGGTTTGAATGGAAGCATCAGCGAAGAAGAGACTTCGTCTTCCAAGAGGGGTGAAGAGAAGACTTTGTCTAGAAGATGCTTTTGTGGACAGGGTATGGTGTTGCTACAATCTGGAACCTTAACAAATTCTGAAAGATGGTTCATAAGGTGTCCTCTATGGAAGGTTAGtctttttgtttatgtttttctGTTCAGATTAACTTATTTGTGAACGATTTTTTATTCCCCCTTTCACGCTACAGACGATGGATTGCAAGTATTTTGTATGGGTGGATGAGATTAACGGAAGATGGGAGGGACTGGCAAGAGCCCTTGTTAGAAAAAATCAAGATAGCTCCTGTGGTAACCATGAGGTCTATATCACTGGGCaaagaagagagattcaagagaatAGTGTGAAGATCTTGTTAAAGATAGGGAAGCTCCAGGGTGAAATTAGAACTATTAGGTCATGGATTATAACaatatttttgagtttattGATTTGTGTAGGCCTGAATCTACTCCAATTAATCAATATGTAACTGTGGGTATGGAGTATGTTGTCTTGGGGTCTCTTTGTGCAGCTATTTGGTTTCAATGATGATGAACTTCAAAGCTGTTTGGTTTCGATGATGATGAACCTCAAAACTCCGTTAATATATTCAGTTGTTGTGAAAAAGATCAAGTTGTGTCATGACATTAATGTCCATGATTGTTAATGTAGTTGATATCTGTGATATTGGAGTTAACacaattttgacaaaaaaaaacatataaatgtCGTGATTTGACAAATCTAGCCGTAAACCTGATATTGTATACTAAATAGCGAAATTGTAACCTGGAAATGGAACTAAATATTCATTCCATAAGCTATAATAAACCTTGACATAATTTTAACAGAAGCATTTAGCAACAAAAGTCTCAAAACAAGTGTATGAGTCTGATATAGCAGTAGCAAATCAAATGTACTTAATAGTACCAATACAAACCATGAACATGAAAGGATCAGGTTATGAAATATAAACACTAGGCATAagttacaaaaaaatcatagtaTCAGAGTTGATAGAGCTCTCATTACAGTAAGTCCTTGATCAAAAAATAAAGTCACACTAGAAACTCCTATTTGTTGGGTGTGGAGTTGCTGCTGCCACTAGAAATCTCGTTGTTGTTGCCACTTGAAGATACTCCTGTTGGTGAGCAGAACCCAGGTGCTGGCCATTTACCTACTGTTTGAATTCTGGATGGTGGAGTTTGCATGAATCGCATAAATCTTGTAGTCGTCCCTCGACTTGCACCATGCATTTTTTGTCCGGTAACTTTTGGAGGAGGTTGGTTAGTTGGTGATGTAGGCCTAACAACAGAAGGTTGTGGTGTGGTAGGCGTTATGGGAGTAGGTTGTGGTGGGTCAGGTCTGAGGGGAGAAGGTTGTGACGGTGGTGGCCTCTTAACGTTTCTCCTCCTAATTGGTCTCTTGGACATGGTTGGATTCATGATAGGTCTAGGTGGCACATATGCAGCTGAGGAGTTAGAAGGTGGAGGTCTTACTGCCATAGGTTCTTTCGAAGGATTCACACAGTTCAGATCATCAACATTCACCTATAAATGGGTAATTGCATTAAGTCAAATATTTAATGCAAGATAAATTTATCTTCATGCCAATAAGTAGAAGAAGAGAGTCCATATAAATAACTTACATTGGGTGAATCTGAAGCTGATGCTTCAGCATCTGCTCCTCTAATGTCTCTTCCCAATACATCTCTTGCTCTCTGGTGTATTACTAACATGATATGCATCGTGGTAGACATTTctgtcaataaaaaaaataaatttcatatcTTCTAATATTACCTAACACCCAAATGAATGAATCATCAAAAATTGAATGAACCATCAATAAACATAATCAGTTTATAACATTACCCAACACCCAATTTTTTTCAACATTAAGACATGAATAAATCATCAAAAAATGAACAGTCCATATCAATACACTTACTATTGTATATGCTCATTTATGTTCAAGAACACATGAATAAGCAACTCAGCAATTCACTAAACAAAACATGGTTTGCACTGCTACAAATTTCACCAAAAATATGATTAAGAGCTAAAATCTGCACATATTAACCAAACAAACTCACCAATTTGGTGTTCAACAAGGACATTCAACTAGCGCCGCATAACCAAAGTTTAATCACAATCATCATCAAGAAGTTCAAAAAACAGCTGCACTTTATTTGAGACAAGCaataagagaagctaaattgcattcATCAGCCCAATACATCCCTTAATGCTTTCcattatttattacatgaaaaatggGGTTTCAATAATTGATTTATAGAATAATGATTTGAGATATACATGTTATGATATTTGGTGATAGGCTATGCTTGCTGCCAACCCGTGTAAAATAATGAATGTTTTCAGAAAAATGTCCCCTGAAAACTATAATTATCTTATGGTGGTGGTATTATTTTCAAATGTG comes from the Arachis duranensis cultivar V14167 chromosome 7, aradu.V14167.gnm2.J7QH, whole genome shotgun sequence genome and includes:
- the LOC107459279 gene encoding proline-rich receptor-like protein kinase PERK8 — encoded protein: MHIMLVIHQRARDVLGRDIRGADAEASASDSPNVNVDDLNCVNPSKEPMAVRPPPSNSSAAYVPPRPIMNPTMSKRPIRRRNVKRPPPSQPSPLRPDPPQPTPITPTTPQPSVVRPTSPTNQPPPKVTGQKMHGASRGTTTRFMRFMQTPPSRIQTVGKWPAPGFCSPTGVSSSGNNNEISSGSSNSTPNK